A single Micromonospora sp. CCTCC AA 2012012 DNA region contains:
- a CDS encoding cysteine desulfurase family protein, protein MAYLDHAATTPMLDEALEAYVATAREVGNASSLHAAGRRARRRVEESRERVAAVLGARPSEVIFTGGGTESDNLAVKGIFWARRATRADRIRVVSSAVEHHAVLDAVDWLAGHEGAEVGWLPVDATGRLDPDRLRAELAAHADRVAVVTAMWANNEVGTVQPVAELAAVAAEHGVPFHTDAVQAVGQVPVDFAASGVAALTVTGHKLGGPTGVGALLLARETAATPLLHGGGQERDVRSGTLDTAGIVAFAVAVEAAVKGQQEYAARVAALRDELVERVRQAVPEVIFNGHPTDRLPGNAHFSFPGCEGDALLLLLDAQGIACSTGSACSAGVAQPSHVLLAMGADHDRARSSLRFTLGHTSARADVDALIAALPGAVERARRAAALRTPR, encoded by the coding sequence ATGGCATACCTGGATCACGCGGCGACCACTCCCATGCTCGACGAGGCACTGGAGGCGTACGTCGCCACCGCCCGCGAGGTCGGCAACGCGTCGTCGTTGCACGCCGCGGGCCGTCGCGCCCGCCGCCGGGTGGAGGAGTCCCGTGAGCGGGTCGCCGCCGTCCTCGGCGCCCGCCCGTCCGAAGTGATCTTCACGGGTGGTGGCACGGAGAGTGACAACCTCGCGGTGAAGGGCATCTTCTGGGCCCGCCGGGCGACCCGCGCCGACCGGATCCGGGTGGTCTCCAGCGCGGTCGAGCACCACGCCGTCCTCGACGCGGTGGACTGGCTCGCCGGGCACGAGGGCGCCGAGGTGGGCTGGCTGCCGGTGGACGCGACCGGCCGGCTCGACCCGGACCGGCTCCGCGCCGAGCTGGCCGCGCACGCCGACCGGGTCGCCGTGGTCACCGCGATGTGGGCGAACAACGAGGTCGGCACGGTGCAGCCGGTTGCCGAGCTGGCCGCCGTCGCCGCCGAGCACGGCGTGCCGTTCCACACCGACGCGGTGCAGGCGGTCGGTCAGGTGCCGGTCGACTTCGCCGCCAGCGGCGTCGCCGCGCTCACCGTCACCGGGCACAAGCTCGGCGGCCCGACCGGGGTCGGCGCGCTGCTGCTCGCCCGGGAGACCGCCGCCACCCCGCTGCTGCACGGCGGCGGCCAGGAGCGCGACGTGCGCTCCGGCACCCTGGACACCGCCGGCATCGTCGCCTTCGCGGTCGCCGTCGAGGCCGCGGTGAAGGGCCAGCAGGAGTACGCGGCCCGCGTCGCCGCCCTCCGCGACGAACTGGTCGAGCGGGTCCGGCAGGCGGTGCCCGAGGTGATCTTCAACGGCCATCCGACCGACCGGCTCCCCGGCAACGCGCACTTCTCCTTCCCCGGCTGCGAGGGCGACGCGCTGCTGCTCCTGCTCGACGCCCAGGGCATCGCCTGCTCCACCGGCTCGGCCTGCTCCGCCGGGGTGGCCCAGCCGAGCCACGTACTGCTCGCGATGGGCGCCGACCACGACCGGGCCCGGTCCTCGCTGCGGTTCACCCTCGGCCACACCAGCGCCCGCGCCGACGTCGACGCCCTCATCGCCGCGCTCCCGGGCGCCGTCGAACGGGCCCGCCGCGCCGCCGCCCTCCGCACGCCCCGCTGA
- a CDS encoding electron transfer flavoprotein subunit beta/FixA family protein produces MNIVVLVKQVPDSGADRNLRSDDNTVDRGSANNVINEMDEYAIEEALKIKEAHGGEVTILTMGPDRATESIRKALSMGPDKAVHVVDDALHGSCAVATSKVLAAALGQLGADLVICGAESTDGRVQVMPHMIAERLGVAALTGARKLTVDGGTLTVERQTEEGYEVVTASTPAVVSVWDTINEPRYPSFKGIMAAKKKPVQTLSLGDLGVAPAEVGFDGATSAVLEHTKRPPRSGGAKITDEGEGGVKLVEFLATEKFV; encoded by the coding sequence ATGAACATCGTCGTACTCGTCAAGCAGGTGCCCGATTCGGGCGCGGACCGCAACCTGCGTTCTGACGACAACACCGTCGACCGCGGTTCGGCGAACAACGTCATCAACGAGATGGACGAGTACGCCATCGAAGAGGCGTTGAAGATCAAGGAAGCGCACGGTGGCGAGGTCACCATCCTGACCATGGGTCCGGACCGGGCGACCGAGTCGATCCGCAAGGCGCTCTCCATGGGCCCCGACAAGGCCGTGCACGTGGTGGACGACGCCCTGCACGGATCCTGCGCCGTGGCCACCTCGAAGGTGCTCGCCGCCGCGCTCGGTCAGCTGGGTGCCGACCTGGTGATCTGCGGCGCCGAGTCGACCGACGGCCGGGTCCAGGTCATGCCGCACATGATCGCCGAGCGGCTGGGCGTCGCCGCCCTCACCGGCGCGCGCAAGCTCACCGTCGACGGCGGCACGCTGACCGTCGAGCGGCAGACCGAGGAGGGCTACGAGGTGGTCACCGCCTCGACCCCCGCCGTGGTCTCCGTCTGGGACACCATCAACGAGCCGCGCTACCCGTCCTTCAAGGGCATCATGGCCGCCAAGAAGAAGCCGGTGCAGACCCTCTCCCTGGGTGACCTCGGTGTCGCCCCGGCCGAGGTGGGCTTCGACGGCGCGACCAGCGCCGTGCTGGAGCACACCAAGCGTCCGCCGCGCTCCGGCGGCGCCAAGATCACTGACGAGGGCGAGGGCGGCGTCAAGCTGGTCGAGTTCCTCGCCACCGAGAAGTTCGTGTGA
- a CDS encoding anti-sigma factor produces the protein MQHLDHDRLVFLALGESGAEDGEAAHLEGCDHCRTELESLQHVAGIGAETQGLGDLPEPPDHVWQGIMAEIRAAEELPSLSERRGPQAPAAAEGASAPAVTPVRPRRPGRWSRWAVTAVTAAAAAAIGVVGTAAVLRSTDVDQPAPAPAVLASAPLSAYGSTPKDANGDARVLGDNQLHLHVANLPKVPGYYEVWLIDPTTMKMFSVGTLSKDSGDELLPIPSNVDLRRFTVVDVSAEQYDNKPAHSGDSLLRGTLTG, from the coding sequence GTGCAGCACCTGGATCACGACCGGCTGGTCTTTCTGGCGCTCGGTGAGAGCGGGGCGGAGGACGGTGAGGCCGCCCACCTCGAGGGCTGCGACCACTGCCGGACGGAGCTGGAGAGCCTTCAGCATGTGGCCGGGATCGGCGCGGAGACCCAGGGTCTCGGCGACCTGCCCGAGCCGCCGGACCACGTCTGGCAGGGCATCATGGCCGAGATCCGGGCCGCCGAGGAGCTGCCGTCGCTGAGCGAGCGGCGGGGACCGCAGGCCCCGGCCGCCGCGGAGGGCGCGTCGGCTCCGGCGGTCACCCCGGTACGTCCCCGGCGGCCGGGCCGCTGGTCGCGCTGGGCGGTCACCGCGGTCACCGCCGCGGCCGCCGCCGCGATCGGTGTGGTCGGCACGGCCGCCGTGCTGCGGTCGACCGACGTCGACCAGCCCGCTCCGGCGCCGGCGGTGCTGGCCAGCGCGCCGCTGTCGGCGTACGGGTCGACGCCGAAGGACGCCAACGGGGACGCGCGGGTGCTGGGCGACAACCAGTTGCACCTGCACGTCGCGAATCTCCCGAAGGTTCCGGGGTACTACGAGGTCTGGCTGATCGATCCGACGACGATGAAGATGTTCTCGGTCGGTACGCTGAGCAAGGACTCGGGAGACGAACTTCTGCCGATACCATCGAACGTGGATCTCCGCAGGTTCACGGTCGTCGACGTCTCCGCCGAGCAGTACGACAACAAGCCCGCCCACTCCGGCGACAGTCTGCTGAGGGGCACCCTGACGGGCTGA
- a CDS encoding DUF4397 domain-containing protein, producing the protein MQLSIFRRVAAGGAVAALTFAGVGAATMSPAYAASSKVSVVHGIPDTPVDVYVNGKKTLDNFKPGDVAGPLSLPAGDYDIALTKPGEAVDKAILKVDDAKVPGGANISLAAHLSADGKPEITPFVNDTSKVGAGKARLIVRHTAAAPAVDVRAGGKPVFEGLTNPKEAKADVDAGTVKADVVLAGTDTVAIGPADLNLKEGTATIVYAIGSAEGKNLKLVAQTITGLHSAPGGVPSGTGGQAGTGVDTWWYVLAGAGVLLLVGGGARVATARTGRK; encoded by the coding sequence ATGCAGCTTTCGATCTTCCGTCGGGTCGCCGCGGGCGGCGCGGTGGCCGCCCTGACCTTCGCCGGCGTCGGCGCGGCCACCATGAGCCCCGCGTACGCCGCCTCGTCCAAGGTCTCCGTCGTGCACGGCATCCCGGACACCCCCGTCGACGTCTACGTCAACGGCAAGAAGACGCTGGACAACTTCAAGCCGGGCGACGTGGCGGGCCCGCTGAGCCTGCCGGCCGGTGACTACGACATCGCGCTGACCAAGCCGGGCGAGGCCGTCGACAAGGCCATCCTCAAGGTGGACGACGCCAAGGTGCCCGGTGGCGCCAACATCAGCCTCGCCGCCCACCTCAGCGCCGACGGCAAGCCGGAGATCACCCCGTTCGTCAACGACACCTCGAAGGTGGGCGCGGGCAAGGCCCGGCTGATCGTCCGGCACACCGCCGCCGCCCCGGCGGTCGACGTACGCGCCGGTGGCAAGCCCGTCTTCGAGGGCCTGACCAACCCCAAGGAGGCCAAGGCGGACGTCGACGCGGGCACCGTGAAGGCCGACGTGGTGCTGGCCGGCACGGACACCGTGGCGATCGGCCCGGCCGACCTCAACCTCAAGGAGGGCACCGCCACGATCGTCTACGCGATCGGTTCCGCCGAGGGCAAGAACCTCAAGCTGGTCGCCCAGACCATCACCGGTCTGCACTCCGCTCCGGGCGGCGTGCCCAGCGGCACCGGCGGCCAGGCCGGCACCGGCGTGGACACCTGGTGGTACGTGCTCGCCGGGGCCGGCGTGCTCCTGCTGGTCGGCGGCGGGGCGCGGGTGGCCACCGCCCGGACCGGCCGCAAGTGA
- a CDS encoding electron transfer flavoprotein subunit alpha/FixB family protein, whose translation MSEVLVVVEATKEFGVKKVTLEMLTLARELGTPSAVVLGGTGAAEALSAKLGEYGAEKIYAAEGDEIDGYLVAPKATVLAELVTRVQPAAVLLASAQEGKEIAARLAVKLDNGILTDVVGLDADGTATQVAFAGSTIVKSKVTKGLPLVTVRPNSVNPTPAPATPAVEQLTVAVTDADKLAKVVERVAEQKGSRPELTEAGIVVSGGRGVGNADNFKLVEELADLLGGAVGASRAAVDSGYYPHQFQVGQTGKTVSPQLYVALGISGAIQHRAGMQTSKTIVAVNKDGEAPIFELADFGVVGDLFKIVPQAADEIRKRK comes from the coding sequence ATGTCTGAGGTTCTCGTCGTCGTCGAAGCCACCAAGGAATTCGGCGTCAAGAAGGTCACCCTGGAGATGCTCACCCTCGCCCGCGAGCTGGGCACCCCCAGCGCGGTGGTGCTCGGTGGCACCGGTGCCGCCGAGGCGCTGAGCGCCAAGCTGGGCGAGTACGGCGCGGAGAAGATCTACGCCGCCGAGGGTGACGAGATCGACGGCTACCTGGTGGCCCCCAAGGCCACCGTGCTGGCCGAGCTGGTCACGCGGGTGCAGCCCGCCGCCGTGCTGCTCGCCTCCGCCCAGGAGGGCAAGGAGATCGCCGCCCGGCTGGCCGTCAAGCTGGACAACGGCATCTTGACCGACGTGGTCGGCCTGGACGCCGACGGCACCGCGACCCAGGTCGCCTTCGCCGGCTCCACCATCGTCAAGTCCAAGGTCACCAAGGGCCTGCCGCTGGTCACCGTCCGGCCCAACTCGGTCAACCCGACCCCGGCGCCGGCCACCCCGGCCGTCGAGCAGCTCACCGTCGCCGTCACCGACGCCGACAAGCTGGCCAAGGTCGTCGAGCGGGTCGCCGAGCAGAAGGGCTCCCGCCCGGAGCTCACCGAGGCCGGCATCGTCGTCTCCGGTGGTCGCGGCGTCGGCAACGCCGACAACTTCAAGCTGGTCGAGGAGCTGGCCGACCTGCTCGGCGGCGCCGTCGGCGCGTCCCGCGCGGCCGTCGACTCCGGCTACTACCCGCACCAGTTCCAGGTGGGCCAGACCGGCAAGACGGTCTCCCCGCAGCTCTACGTCGCGCTGGGCATCTCCGGCGCGATCCAGCACCGGGCCGGCATGCAGACCTCGAAGACGATCGTCGCCGTGAACAAGGACGGCGAGGCCCCGATCTTCGAGCTGGCCGACTTCGGCGTGGTCGGCGACCTGTTCAAGATCGTCCCGCAGGCCGCCGACGAGATCCGCAAGCGCAAGTGA
- a CDS encoding class F sortase, protein MTVRNRGALAAMAAGVAALTVAGVVACGSQPAENVGSDEAAALAGTTPSAAPTTTAAGGASVPVSAGTLPADGKTVPPVKLAIPPIGVVASVNPVGVNRRTGEFEVPPSVDQVGWYRYGPGLETTGGSVVIAGHVDSAEQGKGAFFRLRELDQGDTLTVTGADGRQRGYRVVAREEYTKTKIPLDRYFARDGEPRLTLITCGGPFDPKTRHYRDNIVVTAVPA, encoded by the coding sequence GTGACGGTGCGCAACCGCGGGGCGCTGGCGGCCATGGCCGCCGGCGTCGCCGCGCTCACCGTCGCCGGCGTGGTGGCGTGCGGGTCGCAGCCGGCGGAGAACGTCGGCTCCGACGAGGCGGCGGCGCTGGCCGGCACCACGCCGAGCGCCGCCCCGACGACCACGGCCGCCGGTGGCGCGTCGGTGCCGGTGAGCGCCGGCACCCTCCCGGCCGACGGGAAGACCGTGCCGCCGGTGAAGCTCGCCATCCCGCCGATCGGCGTGGTCGCCTCCGTCAACCCGGTCGGCGTCAACCGGCGTACCGGCGAGTTCGAGGTGCCGCCGAGCGTCGACCAGGTCGGCTGGTACCGCTACGGGCCGGGGCTGGAGACCACGGGCGGCTCGGTGGTGATCGCCGGGCACGTCGACAGCGCCGAGCAGGGCAAGGGGGCGTTCTTCCGGCTCCGCGAGCTGGACCAGGGCGACACCCTCACGGTCACCGGTGCGGACGGCAGGCAGCGGGGATACCGGGTGGTGGCCCGGGAGGAGTACACGAAGACGAAGATCCCGCTGGACCGGTACTTCGCCCGGGACGGCGAACCCCGGCTGACGCTGATCACCTGCGGCGGCCCGTTCGACCCGAAGACGCGGCACTACCGGGACAACATCGTCGTCACGGCGGTGCCCGCCTGA
- a CDS encoding RNA polymerase sigma factor, producing the protein MTAVRQEPEPPPPDDLAERFRAGDEFALREAYDRFGRAVLHLATSTLANRSDAEDVTQATFVAAWLGRDTFDPAKGSLIGWLLGIGRRKVIDRLRAAARETRVVETVKQLPEPVSTGPDPDTVVDRLVVADELARLPDDQRRMLELAFYDDLTHQQISTVTGVPLGTVKSHIRRGMASLKRRWEVDGAAPGSRPAGLSGAR; encoded by the coding sequence GTGACGGCGGTACGACAGGAACCTGAGCCTCCACCCCCGGACGACCTGGCGGAGCGGTTCCGCGCGGGCGACGAGTTCGCCCTGCGGGAGGCGTACGACCGCTTCGGCCGGGCGGTGCTCCACCTGGCCACCAGCACGCTGGCCAACCGCAGCGACGCGGAGGACGTGACCCAGGCGACGTTCGTCGCCGCCTGGCTGGGGCGGGACACCTTCGACCCGGCCAAGGGGTCACTGATCGGCTGGCTGCTCGGCATCGGTCGGCGCAAGGTGATCGACCGGCTCCGCGCGGCGGCCCGGGAGACCCGGGTGGTCGAGACGGTCAAGCAGCTGCCCGAGCCGGTCTCCACCGGCCCCGACCCGGACACCGTGGTCGACCGGCTGGTGGTCGCCGACGAGCTGGCCCGGCTCCCCGACGACCAGCGCCGGATGCTGGAGCTGGCCTTCTACGACGACCTGACACACCAGCAGATATCGACCGTGACCGGAGTGCCGCTCGGGACGGTCAAGAGCCACATCCGACGCGGCATGGCGAGCCTGAAACGCAGATGGGAGGTGGACGGTGCAGCACCTGGATCACGACCGGCTGGTCTTTCTGGCGCTCGGTGA